Proteins from a single region of Candidatus Amarolinea dominans:
- a CDS encoding cyclic nucleotide-binding domain-containing protein → MTLSEERAAVLSAVSIFSETPRAALAFIAPLLEEVTVAAGETVIERGEMGDAMYIIERGRMMVHDGERELNTLGPGDVFGEMAVLDPEPRSASVTAQEAGVLLRLKQEALHDLMSHQPEITRSVIRILSNRLRHMVHHMSVEFAYMQQFARLTAAAVAIESEIYVPSSLDDVAARPDELGQLGRVFQQTIRELARRDQQLHDQLAHLQIEIDDVRKARHVAELTESATFRNLQMQAQRLQRRRKSRTPAPAPPATHIQPETTEPAPGSAIPAQPDLARARQYVVKRLSTELAAYNTYHSLEHTVEDVARAADRLAALSGIEGDDLLLLRTAAYFHDIGFVDDRANHEVIGADIARTVLPGMGYQPEQIDAICGMIMATRLPQSPRTLLEQILADADLDVLGRADFIERSAALRAESAAMGALQTDYEWYQSQFQFVRHHDYHTPAARTLRQAGKEANLATLARLIETSRSPSFSQPADASKHHD, encoded by the coding sequence ATGACTTTATCTGAGGAACGGGCCGCAGTTTTGAGTGCGGTGAGCATTTTTTCCGAAACGCCACGCGCGGCGCTCGCTTTCATTGCGCCTTTGCTCGAAGAGGTCACCGTGGCCGCCGGCGAGACGGTGATCGAGCGGGGAGAGATGGGCGACGCCATGTACATCATCGAACGCGGGCGCATGATGGTGCATGACGGCGAACGGGAACTCAACACCTTGGGGCCGGGCGATGTCTTCGGCGAGATGGCGGTGCTCGACCCGGAACCGCGCAGCGCCTCGGTCACGGCGCAGGAAGCGGGTGTCCTCCTGCGCCTGAAACAGGAGGCGCTGCACGATTTGATGAGTCACCAGCCAGAAATTACGCGCAGCGTCATTCGCATCCTGTCCAACCGCTTGCGCCATATGGTCCACCACATGTCGGTTGAATTTGCCTACATGCAGCAGTTTGCCCGACTCACAGCGGCGGCGGTCGCGATCGAAAGCGAGATCTATGTGCCCTCAAGCCTGGACGACGTCGCCGCACGTCCAGATGAGTTGGGGCAACTGGGCCGGGTTTTTCAGCAAACGATTCGTGAGCTGGCCCGCCGCGACCAACAGCTGCATGACCAGCTGGCCCACCTGCAAATTGAGATTGACGATGTCAGGAAGGCTCGCCATGTGGCCGAATTGACGGAGAGCGCGACCTTCCGAAATCTACAGATGCAGGCGCAGCGCCTGCAGCGGCGCAGAAAATCGCGAACCCCGGCGCCTGCACCACCGGCGACGCATATCCAGCCGGAGACCACTGAACCCGCGCCGGGATCGGCCATACCCGCGCAGCCGGATCTGGCCCGCGCACGCCAGTATGTCGTGAAGCGTCTGAGCACTGAGCTGGCTGCGTACAACACCTACCATTCTCTCGAGCACACCGTTGAGGATGTCGCGCGGGCCGCAGACCGCCTGGCGGCGTTGTCTGGTATCGAGGGCGATGATCTGCTCCTGCTGCGCACGGCCGCGTATTTTCACGACATCGGTTTTGTGGACGACCGCGCCAACCATGAGGTGATCGGCGCCGACATTGCGCGTACCGTCCTGCCAGGCATGGGCTATCAGCCCGAACAGATTGATGCCATCTGCGGGATGATTATGGCGACGCGACTCCCGCAAAGCCCGCGCACCCTCCTGGAGCAAATACTGGCCGATGCCGATCTCGATGTGCTGGGGCGCGCCGATTTCATAGAGCGGAGCGCGGCGCTGCGCGCTGAATCGGCGGCCATGGGCGCGCTGCAGACCGACTACGAGTGGTACCAGTCGCAGTTCCAGTTTGTGCGCCACCATGATTATCATACCCCAGCCGCGCGCACGTTACGCCAGGCCGGCAAGGAAGCCAACCTGGCGACCCTCGCCCGCCTGATCGAGACCAGCCGCTCACCGTCATTCTCTCAACCCGCAGATGCGAGCAAGCATCATGACTGA
- a CDS encoding HAMP domain-containing protein, whose product MTESPTAHSPDERALVDKENLAYRVGAPLLNRLAIGSKLSLGFGILVLLTIVGAIFNYLASTNAMAGINIADEVRAPTALTAIRAEANLLRLQSDVRGYLALSSEEYLQDQQRDARAFQNDLDELTVLSAQLSPEDQQRLKRVRTLYDQLAADIPTLFALHDDPLEREPAYAIMATKGLRLGGQVLIDVGGLIDEQGRRSASEFTAEAEGMAQLAEMARFQGSLSAMLSGLRGYTTTRNRSFRGEYEANRDLNQQAWDQLKASRPRLNAKQRSLLDGISTNRAAFLRLPDEIFPILEGEHWREDIYLFRTAVLPLSTEMISLLDQLTANQQNALRSDLHRGRQDLVAANRVVLAGGVVALIMGVALAFIFRENIAGPVRRLTGVAERVRGGDLEAQARVRSRDEIGRLGEAFNSMTTKLRQTLSQVRREKKRADDLLHVVIPIGVSLASEKDFNRLLEVMLVEAKTFCHADAGTLYLRTDTNHLNPMIVRNDTLHSTMGGTSALAVTLPPIPLYDAVTNEPNHANISSHVALEGKSVNVSDLSHATTFDFSGPRAFEIQTGYRSHSLLTVPLKTDENHVLGVMQLINAKDSETGEVTEFDDALLPLMDSFSSLAVAALSAYVREQGLRQEIQQLRIEIDETRRQHEVSEIVETDFFQALQAKARVMRQRL is encoded by the coding sequence ATGACCGAATCACCAACCGCCCATTCCCCAGACGAGCGGGCGCTCGTTGACAAGGAGAACCTGGCCTACCGGGTCGGCGCGCCGTTGCTCAACCGCCTGGCGATCGGGAGTAAACTGAGCCTGGGCTTCGGCATTCTCGTGCTGCTGACGATCGTGGGCGCCATCTTCAACTATCTGGCCAGCACCAACGCCATGGCGGGCATCAACATCGCTGACGAAGTGCGCGCACCCACCGCGCTGACAGCCATCCGCGCCGAAGCCAATCTCCTGCGCCTGCAATCGGACGTGCGTGGCTACCTGGCATTGAGCAGTGAGGAGTATCTGCAAGACCAACAGCGCGATGCCCGGGCCTTCCAGAATGACCTGGACGAATTGACCGTCCTGTCTGCGCAGCTCTCTCCTGAAGATCAGCAGCGCCTGAAACGGGTGCGTACACTCTATGACCAGTTGGCAGCTGATATCCCCACGCTTTTCGCACTGCATGACGACCCATTGGAACGCGAGCCGGCCTACGCCATCATGGCGACGAAGGGCCTGCGCCTGGGCGGACAGGTTCTGATTGATGTCGGTGGGTTGATTGATGAACAGGGACGGCGGTCTGCGAGTGAGTTTACCGCTGAGGCCGAAGGCATGGCTCAACTGGCCGAGATGGCGCGTTTTCAGGGATCACTCAGCGCCATGCTGTCTGGCCTGCGCGGCTACACCACCACCCGTAACCGCTCCTTCCGGGGTGAGTACGAGGCCAATCGCGATCTCAATCAGCAGGCCTGGGATCAACTCAAAGCGAGTCGTCCGCGGCTCAATGCGAAACAGCGCAGCCTGTTGGATGGCATCTCCACCAATCGCGCCGCTTTTCTGCGCTTGCCAGACGAGATCTTCCCCATCCTGGAAGGCGAACACTGGCGCGAAGACATCTACCTGTTTCGTACCGCTGTCCTGCCGCTTTCGACGGAAATGATCAGCCTGCTGGATCAGTTGACCGCCAATCAGCAGAATGCCCTGCGCAGCGATCTGCATCGTGGCCGCCAGGACCTGGTGGCTGCCAATCGCGTCGTCCTGGCGGGCGGCGTGGTGGCACTCATCATGGGCGTGGCGTTGGCCTTCATTTTTCGTGAGAATATCGCAGGCCCAGTGCGTCGCCTGACCGGGGTGGCCGAACGTGTGCGTGGCGGAGACCTGGAAGCCCAGGCCCGCGTTCGATCGCGTGATGAAATTGGGCGCCTGGGTGAGGCCTTCAACAGCATGACGACCAAGCTGCGCCAAACACTCAGCCAGGTGCGCAGGGAGAAGAAACGCGCCGATGATCTCCTGCACGTCGTGATCCCCATCGGCGTATCGTTGGCGTCTGAAAAGGATTTCAACCGCTTACTGGAGGTCATGCTCGTGGAGGCCAAGACTTTCTGTCACGCCGACGCCGGCACGCTCTATCTGCGCACAGATACCAACCACCTCAACCCGATGATTGTGCGCAACGATACGCTGCATTCTACGATGGGCGGCACCTCGGCGCTTGCGGTGACTCTGCCTCCGATTCCGCTCTACGACGCCGTCACGAATGAACCCAATCATGCCAATATCTCGTCCCATGTGGCCCTGGAAGGCAAGAGTGTCAATGTCTCGGATCTGTCCCACGCGACCACCTTCGATTTTTCCGGCCCGCGCGCCTTCGAAATCCAAACCGGCTACCGCTCGCACTCGCTGTTGACGGTACCCTTGAAGACGGACGAGAATCATGTGCTGGGCGTGATGCAGTTGATCAATGCCAAAGACAGCGAGACCGGCGAGGTGACGGAGTTCGATGACGCCCTGCTGCCGTTAATGGATTCGTTCTCATCGTTGGCTGTGGCTGCGCTGTCAGCCTACGTGCGTGAGCAGGGTCTGCGTCAGGAAATCCAGCAGTTGCGCATCGAAATTGACGAAACGCGGCGTCAACACGAAGTCAGCGAAATTGTGGAGACAGACTTCTTTCAGGCCCTGCAAGCCAAGGCCCGTGTGATGCGCCAGCGTCTGTAG
- a CDS encoding peptide ABC transporter substrate-binding protein — MLKTNTILRFCFVIGSLLWGLTACAGEPLSPAPTLAPTPTTAPPTGRGAGGVLRILFWQAPTILNPHLASSQKDWAPARVTYEPLASFDKDGNLIPILAAEIPSLQNGGVAPDGKSVTWKLRSDVKWSDGMPFSAADVEFTYDFIANHDVNGATTFTNYQGIESVKAQDDLTVRIDFQAVNPAWAVPFVGVQGMIIPRHVFEPYNGANAADAPANLLPVGTGPYRVVRFKAEEVLFLGNTLVETNKIIYEPNPYFREPDKPYFSRIELKGGGTVNEAARAVLQAGDVDYAANLQINFQEQPGLASGSKGQLLAPFGAFVERILLNRTDPNRETADGERSSLQFPHPFFSDLRVRQAFAHAIDRAAIASLYGPTGQPATNILVSPPPFESPNTANQYPFDLAKAARLLDEAGWRDTNRDSIRDNGMIRQAGEPLITLRVLMQTAASPIRQQTQEIIKGTLNSIQVDVQLTFFDSITFFSSDPAITNTRHHFYADLEMYSTGNRSPDPGAYMRTWICSEIAQKANSWKGLNKERWCDPAYDALYQASTTEIDPARRRRLFIEMNDKLIADGVVIPLVRQADISGVSNTLVGVDLSPWDADLWNIKDWKRSTP, encoded by the coding sequence ATGCTCAAAACCAACACCATCCTTCGGTTCTGCTTTGTGATCGGGTCGTTGCTGTGGGGGCTGACCGCCTGCGCCGGCGAACCGCTGTCGCCGGCGCCGACCCTGGCGCCCACGCCCACCACAGCCCCGCCCACAGGACGCGGCGCCGGCGGCGTCTTACGTATCCTCTTTTGGCAGGCGCCCACGATTCTCAACCCGCACCTGGCGTCCAGCCAGAAAGACTGGGCGCCGGCGCGTGTCACCTATGAACCACTGGCCAGTTTCGACAAAGATGGCAATCTCATCCCGATCCTGGCGGCCGAAATTCCATCGCTGCAAAACGGCGGGGTTGCACCCGATGGCAAATCGGTCACCTGGAAACTGCGTTCCGATGTCAAGTGGTCGGATGGCATGCCTTTCAGCGCGGCTGACGTTGAGTTCACCTACGATTTCATCGCCAATCACGATGTCAACGGCGCGACCACGTTCACCAACTACCAGGGCATCGAGAGTGTCAAGGCTCAGGATGACCTCACCGTGCGCATTGATTTTCAGGCTGTCAATCCGGCCTGGGCTGTGCCCTTCGTGGGCGTGCAGGGGATGATCATCCCGCGCCATGTCTTCGAGCCTTACAACGGCGCCAATGCCGCCGACGCCCCGGCCAATCTCCTGCCCGTGGGCACCGGCCCCTATCGCGTGGTGCGCTTCAAGGCGGAAGAAGTGCTGTTCCTGGGCAATACCCTGGTCGAGACCAACAAGATCATCTATGAGCCTAACCCGTATTTTCGTGAACCGGACAAGCCGTACTTCAGCCGCATCGAGCTGAAGGGCGGCGGCACCGTCAACGAGGCCGCGCGCGCTGTGTTGCAGGCAGGCGATGTGGATTACGCCGCCAATTTGCAGATCAACTTCCAGGAGCAGCCAGGCCTGGCGAGCGGCAGTAAAGGCCAACTCCTGGCGCCGTTTGGCGCGTTCGTGGAGCGCATCTTGCTCAACCGCACCGACCCCAATCGCGAAACCGCCGATGGCGAACGGTCGAGCCTTCAGTTTCCCCATCCCTTCTTCAGTGACCTGCGCGTGCGCCAGGCCTTTGCCCATGCCATTGATCGTGCGGCGATTGCCAGCCTGTACGGGCCGACCGGTCAGCCGGCGACGAACATTCTGGTGTCCCCGCCTCCCTTCGAGTCACCCAACACCGCGAACCAGTACCCGTTCGACCTGGCAAAAGCCGCGCGCCTGTTGGATGAGGCCGGTTGGCGCGACACCAACCGGGACTCGATTCGTGACAACGGCATGATACGCCAGGCCGGCGAACCATTGATCACCCTGCGCGTGCTGATGCAGACCGCAGCCAGCCCCATTCGCCAGCAAACCCAAGAGATCATCAAGGGCACGCTCAACTCGATCCAGGTGGATGTTCAACTCACCTTCTTCGATTCGATTACCTTTTTCAGCAGCGACCCGGCCATCACCAACACGCGTCACCATTTCTACGCCGACCTGGAAATGTACAGCACTGGCAATCGCAGCCCTGATCCGGGGGCCTACATGCGCACCTGGATCTGCAGCGAGATCGCGCAAAAGGCCAATAGTTGGAAGGGTCTGAACAAGGAGCGTTGGTGCGATCCTGCGTACGATGCGTTGTACCAGGCATCTACGACGGAAATTGACCCCGCACGCCGGCGCCGGCTCTTCATCGAGATGAATGACAAGTTGATCGCTGATGGGGTCGTGATTCCCCTGGTGCGCCAGGCTGACATCTCCGGGGTGAGCAACACCCTGGTTGGTGTTGACCTCAGCCCCTGGGACGCGGACCTGTGGAATATCAAAGACTGGAAGCGGAGTACACCATGA
- a CDS encoding cyclic nucleotide-binding domain-containing protein — MILVLGRLLNIRTHEWPRLLILYLMSFVVLTGINWGETIVEADFLRQIGVQYLPWAFIANAIFSILAIFIYSAFADRVSNDRILVALLAVSVIGIVIGLALLAAGAVFIAFPLFYLILNVPLLDIYNVHWATYVSSFYDTRAARRVVPVLGTSARLAGIVAGLTIPLLNQHLAPVGIIGLWMGALVVMALLVWLMPRLLHEKTAPTAITITASLGSAPRTLARPSARENLREGSAYVRQSVFLRWMAVSTLIFTVLLALINYRTSSILLGELKTTTAMADFIGVVSGITNLIALPIQLFLVGRLIGWFGLGNANLIFPAGTMLISGSLIFFPRLASAALGYFNRTTFRTAFRNSTENLLYNAVPLRVKGRARAFISGLIVPVGAILGGAILLLTPLLRGSGAADWVLSAAMGALALAFVVMAVIIRRQYSQALLRLLEQEDYASLLLQHAATLTSADPPTLAHLRSRIAAAKDPALTLFLTQLLIEIGGVNVIPTVTESIRQAPDAAQRSALLDLLTAADLHHDSVRQVFTECLADTSGLVRQAALAGLENMLGAQHSQYLSLACTRLSDDDLDVRGQVLPAVLASADPNLRAAATTILQEMLDSTDSMQRLRGVQVIGQTANLSWLPAAMHSLDDPMDDVRLQAMLAIEAMLPQPLPDEQESLLFATLEKHTRDPIEQVRQVALTTLARQTGNGSMGAQTCSILLLGLHDDSAGVQQAAVEALAYLGDRVLPALQPLLNASSSRQRKLATIVAGRVAAQAWAPTLSAEMNDSLLQAGRFYSYWYALTSASAQHAALQTSGMTLLQAALRTQTDERLHEVFELLAAQHHAQGTQVVETALRAEDERTRANAVEALESLTTPALASLMAALCDPTAAADRVSSLVAAGQDTGVPTPAQAILALCSHAQSDENPWLDALAGFALSQLTPADAALLGDSSLAAPEQTELTVNARPQEEIMLSLIERIIFLKEAPFFREMTINQLKVLAPACEEQRFHAGDIIFHQGEPGGVLVVIINGQVGIEQSRRRGSSIRLATLGAHGYFGEMTLFDNSPHTASAIALQDTLVLHLRREPLIALMRRHSDLALVLINVLSSRLRETSDRVGDLSRSRPRELHKLYDQLDQ; from the coding sequence GTGATTCTTGTCCTGGGCAGACTGCTCAATATCCGAACGCATGAATGGCCGCGGCTGCTCATCCTCTATTTGATGTCGTTTGTCGTTTTGACCGGCATCAACTGGGGTGAGACCATCGTCGAGGCTGATTTCCTGCGCCAAATCGGCGTGCAATACCTGCCCTGGGCGTTCATCGCCAACGCGATCTTTTCCATCCTGGCGATCTTCATCTACTCGGCCTTTGCCGATCGCGTCAGCAATGACCGCATCCTCGTGGCCCTCCTGGCCGTGAGTGTCATCGGCATCGTGATCGGACTGGCGCTGTTGGCCGCCGGCGCTGTCTTCATCGCCTTCCCCCTCTTCTACCTGATTCTCAATGTGCCCTTGCTCGACATCTACAACGTACATTGGGCCACCTATGTGAGCAGTTTCTATGATACCCGCGCGGCCAGGCGCGTCGTCCCTGTCCTGGGAACTTCGGCGCGCCTGGCCGGCATCGTCGCGGGCCTCACCATCCCGCTGCTCAATCAGCATCTGGCGCCAGTCGGCATCATCGGGCTGTGGATGGGCGCCCTGGTCGTCATGGCGCTGCTGGTCTGGTTGATGCCGCGCCTGCTGCACGAAAAGACCGCGCCGACCGCCATCACTATCACGGCAAGCCTCGGCTCTGCCCCACGGACACTGGCCCGCCCATCAGCACGCGAGAATCTACGTGAAGGCAGCGCGTATGTGCGCCAATCGGTTTTCCTGCGCTGGATGGCGGTATCCACCCTGATTTTCACCGTATTGTTGGCGCTCATCAACTATCGCACCAGCAGCATTCTCCTGGGCGAACTCAAAACAACCACGGCCATGGCCGATTTTATCGGGGTGGTCAGCGGCATCACCAACCTGATCGCCCTGCCCATCCAGTTATTTCTCGTAGGCCGACTCATTGGTTGGTTTGGGCTGGGCAACGCCAACCTGATCTTCCCCGCCGGCACCATGCTGATCAGCGGCAGCCTGATCTTTTTCCCGCGACTGGCGTCAGCCGCCCTCGGTTACTTCAATCGCACCACCTTTCGCACCGCGTTCCGCAATTCCACGGAGAATCTGCTCTACAACGCCGTGCCGCTGCGGGTCAAAGGACGGGCGCGCGCCTTCATCAGCGGGCTGATCGTCCCTGTCGGCGCCATACTGGGCGGCGCGATCCTGCTCCTCACGCCGCTCCTGCGCGGCTCAGGCGCGGCCGATTGGGTCTTGTCGGCCGCCATGGGCGCGCTGGCCCTCGCCTTCGTCGTGATGGCCGTCATCATTCGGCGTCAATACAGCCAGGCGCTGCTGCGCCTGCTGGAGCAGGAAGATTACGCCAGCCTCCTGCTGCAACATGCCGCCACCTTGACCAGCGCGGACCCGCCCACGCTGGCGCACCTGCGCAGTAGGATAGCAGCCGCCAAAGATCCGGCGCTGACGCTCTTCCTGACTCAGCTCCTGATCGAGATCGGCGGCGTCAACGTGATCCCCACGGTGACTGAGTCCATTCGCCAGGCGCCTGACGCCGCGCAGCGCAGCGCGCTGCTCGACCTGTTGACCGCGGCTGATTTGCACCATGACAGCGTGCGCCAGGTCTTTACCGAGTGCCTGGCAGATACCAGTGGTCTGGTCCGCCAGGCCGCGCTGGCCGGCCTGGAAAACATGCTGGGCGCCCAGCACAGCCAGTATCTCAGTTTGGCCTGCACCCGGCTCAGCGATGATGATCTCGACGTGCGCGGCCAGGTGTTGCCGGCGGTGCTGGCGTCTGCTGACCCAAACCTGCGCGCGGCCGCAACCACCATCCTCCAGGAGATGCTCGATAGCACCGACAGCATGCAGCGTTTGCGAGGCGTGCAGGTGATCGGACAGACGGCAAATCTCTCCTGGCTGCCGGCTGCCATGCACAGCCTGGACGATCCGATGGATGACGTGCGCCTGCAGGCCATGTTAGCCATCGAAGCGATGCTTCCCCAACCCTTGCCCGACGAACAAGAGAGCCTGCTCTTTGCCACCCTGGAAAAGCATACCCGCGACCCCATCGAGCAGGTTCGGCAGGTTGCGCTCACAACCCTGGCGCGCCAGACCGGCAACGGAAGCATGGGAGCGCAAACCTGCTCTATTCTCTTGCTCGGTTTGCATGACGACAGCGCCGGTGTCCAACAGGCCGCGGTCGAAGCCCTCGCGTACCTGGGAGACCGGGTCTTGCCTGCGCTGCAACCGCTGCTCAACGCCAGCAGCTCACGGCAACGCAAACTAGCCACGATCGTCGCTGGCCGTGTCGCCGCGCAGGCCTGGGCGCCAACCTTGAGCGCCGAGATGAACGATAGCCTGCTGCAGGCCGGCCGCTTCTACAGCTACTGGTACGCCTTGACCAGCGCGTCAGCCCAGCACGCGGCCCTGCAGACGAGCGGGATGACCCTGCTGCAGGCGGCTCTGCGTACACAAACCGACGAACGTCTGCACGAGGTGTTCGAGCTGTTGGCCGCTCAACACCACGCGCAGGGTACGCAGGTCGTGGAAACGGCTCTGCGGGCCGAGGATGAACGCACGCGCGCCAACGCCGTCGAGGCGCTGGAGTCCTTGACGACTCCGGCCCTGGCTTCACTCATGGCCGCCCTGTGCGATCCAACCGCCGCGGCAGACCGTGTCAGCAGCCTGGTGGCCGCGGGCCAGGATACAGGTGTACCCACTCCGGCCCAAGCCATACTCGCCTTGTGCAGTCACGCCCAGTCGGACGAAAACCCATGGCTGGACGCATTGGCCGGTTTTGCGCTGAGCCAACTCACACCGGCGGACGCAGCCCTGTTGGGTGACAGCTCGCTCGCGGCCCCTGAGCAAACCGAACTCACCGTCAACGCCAGGCCGCAGGAGGAAATCATGCTCTCACTGATCGAGCGTATCATTTTTCTCAAGGAAGCGCCATTCTTCCGTGAGATGACCATCAACCAGTTGAAAGTCCTGGCGCCGGCGTGCGAGGAACAGCGCTTTCACGCCGGCGACATCATCTTCCACCAGGGCGAGCCTGGCGGCGTCCTGGTGGTGATCATCAATGGGCAGGTGGGCATCGAACAGAGTCGGCGCCGCGGTTCGTCCATCCGCCTGGCGACGCTCGGCGCGCATGGCTACTTTGGCGAGATGACCCTTTTCGACAACAGCCCCCACACCGCATCGGCCATCGCCCTGCAAGATACGCTGGTGCTGCATCTGCGGCGTGAGCCGCTGATCGCCCTCATGCGCCGGCATTCTGACCTGGCCCTGGTGCTCATCAATGTGTTGAGCAGCCGTTTGCGTGAAACGAGCGATCGGGTGGGCGACCTCAGCCGCAGCCGACCACGGGAGTTGCATAAACTATATGATCAACTTGATCAGTAA
- a CDS encoding MinD/ParA family protein, translated as MIISVHSFRGGTGKSNTTANLSTVLAMSGKRVGVVDTDIHSPGIHVLFGLQEGDVVHSLNDYLWGKCNIEDAAIDVSPRLGRKISGQIFLIPSSMKASDIARVLREGYDVGLLNDGYQRLIEELKLDVLMIDTHPGLNEETLLSIAISDALVLIMRPDSQDYQGTAVTVEVAKKLDVPHMLLVVNKAPPIWNPNDVKARVERTFNCPVAAVLPHSDEMMTLASEGIFVIRYPNHPMTALYQQIAGMLNV; from the coding sequence ATGATTATCTCTGTTCACTCGTTTCGAGGTGGCACTGGCAAATCGAACACAACGGCCAATCTGAGCACAGTGCTGGCGATGAGCGGTAAGCGTGTGGGCGTCGTTGATACCGACATTCACTCCCCCGGCATCCATGTTTTGTTTGGTCTCCAGGAAGGGGACGTTGTGCATTCGCTCAATGACTACTTATGGGGCAAATGCAACATCGAAGATGCGGCCATTGACGTCAGCCCCCGCTTAGGAAGAAAAATCTCAGGGCAGATCTTCCTGATCCCATCCAGCATGAAAGCCAGTGATATTGCCCGCGTGCTGCGTGAGGGTTATGATGTCGGTTTGCTCAACGATGGCTACCAGCGCTTGATCGAAGAGTTGAAGCTGGACGTTCTGATGATTGATACCCATCCTGGCCTGAACGAAGAAACGCTGCTCTCGATCGCCATCTCCGATGCGTTGGTGCTCATCATGCGCCCTGACTCGCAAGACTACCAGGGCACCGCAGTCACGGTCGAAGTGGCAAAGAAGCTCGATGTGCCGCACATGTTGCTCGTCGTCAATAAGGCGCCGCCCATCTGGAATCCAAACGATGTCAAAGCGCGCGTCGAACGCACCTTCAACTGCCCGGTGGCCGCCGTGCTCCCCCATTCGGATGAGATGATGACGCTCGCCAGCGAAGGAATCTTCGTCATCCGCTACCCCAACCATCCCATGACGGCCCTCTATCAGCAAATTGCGGGCATGTTGAACGTCTGA
- a CDS encoding SpoIIE family protein phosphatase: MPIQSARVLVIDDSPLRRATLARRLDMLGYGALLAESGQHGLELAKAEKPELMLLQINLPDMTSEYVIKHLKVDDDLSSIIVLMLTSGQTTEGVEACLALGADDYLPEPFSPSLLKVQITDYLEVRQHRMEDRERLKREKVLNDVAIARRFQSDFLPKEVPQPKGWQLAACLHPAREVAGDWYDIFTLTQGRRVGIVIADVCDKGVGAALFMALSRSLTRAFAQQNYSLNLVESLLGDGPAQISARPGRRGLPAIGATALKNAVLLTNNYIMENHSDLNMFATMFFGVLDPMTGGLVYINGGHNPPYIMGADGALKAVLKPTGMAVGMMAQTDFRTGDAQLEPGDTLVMYTDGVPDARNPAGGQYTDKRLRELLATPATSAAGLLERIDSTVRNHIADAVQFDDITIVIVRRMLPAESSAVG, encoded by the coding sequence GTGCCAATTCAATCTGCACGAGTGTTAGTCATTGATGATAGCCCGCTCCGCCGCGCCACGCTGGCGCGGCGCCTGGATATGCTTGGCTATGGCGCGCTACTGGCCGAATCGGGGCAGCATGGGCTGGAATTAGCCAAAGCAGAAAAGCCAGAGCTAATGCTCCTGCAGATCAACCTGCCGGACATGACCAGCGAGTATGTCATCAAACATCTCAAGGTGGACGACGACCTGAGCAGCATCATCGTGCTCATGCTGACGTCCGGACAAACCACCGAGGGCGTGGAGGCCTGCCTGGCCCTGGGCGCGGACGATTACCTGCCCGAACCGTTCTCGCCCTCCCTGCTCAAGGTGCAGATCACCGATTACCTGGAGGTGCGCCAGCATCGGATGGAGGATCGCGAGCGCCTCAAGCGCGAGAAGGTGCTCAACGATGTGGCGATTGCCCGGCGTTTCCAGAGCGATTTCTTGCCCAAGGAAGTGCCGCAGCCCAAGGGCTGGCAACTGGCGGCCTGCCTGCATCCCGCGCGCGAAGTGGCCGGTGACTGGTATGACATCTTTACGCTGACGCAAGGGCGCCGCGTGGGCATTGTCATCGCCGATGTCTGCGACAAGGGCGTGGGCGCGGCGCTGTTCATGGCGCTCAGCCGCAGCCTGACGCGCGCCTTTGCGCAGCAAAACTACAGCCTGAACCTGGTGGAATCTCTCTTGGGCGACGGCCCGGCCCAGATCAGCGCACGCCCAGGACGGCGTGGCCTGCCCGCCATTGGCGCCACCGCGCTCAAGAACGCCGTGCTCCTGACCAACAACTACATCATGGAAAACCACTCCGATCTGAACATGTTTGCGACCATGTTTTTCGGCGTGCTCGATCCAATGACCGGCGGGCTGGTTTACATCAATGGCGGCCACAATCCGCCGTATATCATGGGCGCGGATGGCGCCCTCAAAGCGGTGCTCAAGCCGACCGGAATGGCGGTCGGTATGATGGCGCAGACCGATTTTAGGACTGGGGATGCGCAGCTTGAACCCGGCGACACCCTGGTCATGTACACCGATGGCGTTCCCGACGCGCGTAATCCGGCCGGAGGGCAGTACACCGACAAGCGCCTGCGCGAGCTGTTAGCCACGCCGGCCACCTCCGCGGCCGGCCTGCTCGAGCGCATTGATAGCACGGTGCGCAATCACATCGCTGACGCCGTCCAATTCGATGACATCACCATCGTGATCGTGCGCCGCATGCTGCCGGCCGAGAGCAGCGCCGTCGGTTGA